A single genomic interval of Flavobacterium sp. N2820 harbors:
- a CDS encoding T9SS type B sorting domain-containing protein, whose translation MFKRILLLLILISNVSYSQLSNKHWLPPLHARDASVVAQHYLYLSTPELIPFQVTVTDGAGVPIAGSPFTISQGNPEEIFIGNSQNSKMFRPLADVNIVNSNLGLILEGSGDFYASFRVRSANHAETLVSKGRSGAGTNFRVGSLPQNFDGGTRNFVTSFMATEDNTSVLVSDYDVDVEFVSNSGNITANSQTFTLNEGESVILSGYCNIPANLTGFVGALITSDKPIVVNTGNALAGMGTQGDGQDFNLDQIVSLEEVGTEYILVKGNGSANTELPLLIGTEDNTTIFINGNPIPVTTINAGDYFLVPTSFYQGVNNNNVYITSDKPIYVYQIIAGDVSDATSGLNFIPPLSCFFQKSVDLIPNINFIGGTQFSAAVIAVTYSTATVSINGVTTSSLPEQVLGTTDWVTYRIPNVNGNVVIESTGPLAVGVFGFSGFAGYGGYYSGFGSEPRDTEVTVCSGYTVNLLDEIDGNPETGGTWTPALSSGTDIFDPAVDVAGIYNYSYIGTCAIIDVDIDVSIQTAPDAGTDNAIVVCSNDNPFDLFNLLGPSAQPGGVWSPALASGTGMYNPSTDLTGTYSYTIPASGVCNAISATIDVTNNTQPSIVPIIDYRLCDDTVLGTDTDGISFFDLTTKNTEALGTQTGIDVTYHVLPIEAELGTNPITTINSGNTTIYVRLRNSTTGCFNVTSFNLVVLPKPTANAVVTLKQCDTDNDAVTDFNLTEANSIISSEVSNTFTYHNTLLGAQNNTDLVGNEMSFNAPNGSQVWARIVNAEGCERTTLVNLVVSTTTIPSNYVFEIYECDDYINATDTDSDGFDYFNLDSPTSSENAIANLLSFFSSSQPLNVTFYENENDALAEINAITNITNYRNITPNSQIIWARIDSELNNECFGIGPFIELIVNPLPEVDLGPDFVLCIDPITGLGSQIVNATPSTPGNYSYQWTPANPNGNSHLYTITTGGTFSVIVTNTDTNCVNSDTITTTFSSEPETFEANIITPAFSSGLASIEAIATGGFGTYEYSLNAIDWQSSPIFSGLENGSYIIYVRDIQGCGILFSEELQTITYPNYFTPNGDGYNDFWSIQLPSEYQGLISIFDRYGKLLKQINTQGQGWDGTYNGNQLPSTDYWFKVEYIENNKKKEFKSHFSLKR comes from the coding sequence ATGTTTAAAAGAATTTTACTTTTATTGATTCTAATTTCTAATGTTTCTTATTCTCAATTAAGTAATAAGCATTGGCTCCCTCCGTTACACGCAAGAGATGCTAGTGTTGTTGCTCAACATTACCTATATTTATCGACACCTGAACTAATTCCATTCCAAGTAACAGTTACTGATGGGGCTGGAGTTCCTATTGCTGGCTCTCCATTTACAATTTCTCAAGGAAATCCTGAAGAAATATTTATAGGAAATAGCCAAAATTCAAAAATGTTTAGACCTCTAGCAGATGTTAATATCGTCAATTCAAACTTAGGATTAATTCTTGAAGGTAGTGGTGATTTTTATGCCAGTTTTAGAGTGCGTTCTGCAAACCATGCTGAAACTCTTGTTTCTAAGGGACGTTCTGGTGCTGGAACAAATTTTAGAGTTGGGAGTTTACCTCAAAATTTTGATGGTGGTACTAGAAATTTCGTAACAAGTTTCATGGCTACCGAAGATAATACCTCGGTTCTTGTTTCAGATTATGATGTTGACGTAGAATTTGTTTCGAACTCGGGTAATATTACTGCAAATTCACAAACTTTTACATTGAATGAAGGCGAAAGTGTAATTCTATCTGGTTATTGTAACATTCCTGCAAACCTTACTGGTTTTGTGGGTGCATTAATAACGTCTGACAAACCTATAGTTGTTAATACAGGAAATGCACTAGCTGGTATGGGAACACAAGGTGATGGACAAGATTTCAATTTAGACCAAATAGTTTCACTCGAAGAAGTTGGAACAGAATATATTTTAGTGAAAGGAAATGGTAGTGCAAATACAGAGTTACCTTTATTAATAGGAACAGAAGACAATACTACTATTTTTATAAACGGAAATCCTATTCCTGTAACAACTATTAATGCGGGAGATTATTTTTTAGTTCCAACTTCTTTTTATCAAGGAGTTAATAATAACAACGTCTATATTACAAGTGATAAACCTATTTATGTATATCAAATTATTGCTGGTGACGTTAGTGATGCAACCTCGGGATTAAACTTTATTCCACCTTTGAGCTGTTTTTTTCAAAAAAGTGTTGATTTAATTCCTAACATTAACTTTATAGGAGGAACACAGTTTAGTGCTGCAGTCATAGCAGTAACTTATTCCACAGCTACCGTTTCAATAAATGGTGTTACTACATCATCTTTACCTGAACAAGTACTAGGAACAACTGACTGGGTAACTTATAGAATTCCGAATGTAAATGGAAATGTGGTAATTGAATCTACAGGACCATTAGCTGTTGGTGTATTTGGATTTAGTGGATTTGCTGGTTATGGAGGTTATTATTCAGGTTTTGGAAGCGAACCAAGAGATACCGAAGTAACGGTTTGTTCAGGATATACAGTCAACTTACTGGACGAAATTGATGGTAATCCAGAAACGGGAGGAACATGGACTCCTGCTCTATCAAGTGGAACAGATATTTTTGACCCAGCGGTTGATGTAGCTGGAATATACAATTATAGCTATATTGGTACGTGTGCAATTATTGATGTAGATATTGATGTATCCATACAAACCGCACCTGATGCAGGAACTGATAATGCGATTGTAGTTTGTTCAAATGATAACCCGTTTGATTTATTCAATCTTCTTGGACCTTCGGCTCAACCCGGCGGAGTTTGGTCTCCTGCTTTAGCATCTGGCACTGGAATGTATAATCCATCTACTGATTTAACAGGAACTTATTCATATACTATACCCGCAAGTGGAGTTTGTAATGCAATCTCAGCAACAATTGATGTTACTAACAATACACAACCTTCAATTGTTCCAATTATTGACTACAGACTTTGTGATGATACTGTTTTAGGCACTGATACTGATGGTATTTCATTTTTCGATTTAACAACAAAAAATACTGAGGCTTTAGGAACTCAAACAGGTATTGATGTAACCTATCACGTATTACCAATCGAAGCTGAATTAGGTACAAATCCAATAACCACAATAAATAGTGGAAATACTACTATATATGTAAGGCTTAGAAATAGTACAACAGGTTGTTTTAATGTAACTTCATTTAATTTAGTTGTTTTACCAAAGCCAACCGCTAATGCAGTAGTGACACTTAAACAATGTGACACTGATAATGATGCAGTTACTGATTTTAATTTAACGGAAGCAAATAGCATAATTTCAAGCGAAGTTTCTAATACTTTTACTTATCATAATACGCTATTAGGTGCTCAAAACAATACAGATTTAGTTGGAAACGAAATGAGTTTTAATGCCCCTAATGGAAGCCAAGTTTGGGCAAGAATAGTTAATGCAGAGGGTTGCGAAAGAACTACTTTAGTTAACCTTGTTGTTTCTACAACGACAATTCCATCGAATTATGTGTTTGAAATTTATGAATGTGATGACTACATTAATGCAACAGATACAGATAGTGACGGGTTTGACTATTTCAATTTAGATAGCCCTACATCCAGCGAAAACGCTATTGCAAATTTATTGTCTTTTTTCTCCAGCAGTCAACCGTTGAATGTTACATTTTATGAAAACGAAAATGATGCTTTAGCTGAGATAAACGCCATCACTAATATTACAAATTATAGAAATATTACTCCCAATTCGCAAATAATTTGGGCTAGAATAGATAGTGAATTAAATAATGAATGCTTTGGTATTGGTCCATTTATAGAACTAATTGTGAACCCTCTACCTGAAGTCGATTTAGGACCAGATTTTGTTTTGTGTATAGATCCCATAACTGGTTTAGGTTCACAAATTGTTAATGCAACACCTAGCACTCCTGGAAACTATTCTTACCAATGGACACCAGCAAATCCGAATGGCAATTCACATTTATACACTATTACAACTGGTGGTACATTCTCTGTAATAGTCACTAATACCGATACAAATTGTGTAAATTCTGACACCATAACTACAACTTTTTCATCAGAACCTGAAACATTTGAAGCTAACATAATTACACCTGCATTTTCAAGTGGTTTAGCATCAATTGAAGCAATAGCAACTGGAGGTTTTGGAACCTACGAATACAGTTTAAATGCAATTGACTGGCAATCAAGCCCAATTTTTTCAGGACTAGAAAATGGTAGTTATATTATTTATGTTAGAGACATTCAAGGATGTGGAATTTTATTTTCTGAAGAATTACAGACCATTACTTATCCAAATTATTTTACTCCAAATGGAGATGGATACAATGATTTTTGGAGTATCCAATTGCCAAGTGAATATCAAGGTTTAATATCAATATTTGATAGATATGGGAAATTATTGAAACAAATAAATACCCAAGGTCAAGGATGGGACGGAACCTATAATGGCAATCAATTACCTTCAACCGATTATTGGTTTAAAGTGGAATACATTGAAAACAATAAAAAGAAAGAGTTTAAATCGCACTTTAGTTTAAAAAGATAA
- a CDS encoding enoyl-CoA hydratase/isomerase family protein: MELGNLSTIIDENKIATVSFSHPASNSFPSDLLQKLTSEINQLSSLDTVSVVVLKSEGTGVFCAGASFDELLSISTEQDGNLFFSGFANVINAIRKCSKPIIGRIHGKAVGGGVGLAAACDYTFATNNSAIKLSEIAIGIGPFVIEPAVSRKIGKTAFTEMTLTPTLWKTAQWAKEKGLYTEVFETIESLDEHLKNFTHELSTYNPEALVEMKKVFWEGTNHWENLLYERASISGRLVLSNFTKQALEKFKK; the protein is encoded by the coding sequence ATGGAATTAGGAAATCTTTCAACTATAATTGATGAAAATAAAATTGCTACAGTTAGCTTTTCTCACCCTGCAAGCAACTCATTCCCAAGTGATTTGTTACAGAAATTAACTTCTGAAATTAACCAGCTAAGTAGTTTAGATACTGTTTCGGTGGTTGTTTTAAAAAGTGAGGGAACAGGAGTCTTTTGTGCAGGAGCTTCTTTTGATGAATTACTTTCAATTTCAACTGAACAAGATGGAAATCTATTTTTTTCAGGATTTGCTAATGTAATTAATGCCATACGAAAATGCTCGAAACCAATCATTGGAAGAATCCATGGCAAAGCCGTTGGCGGTGGAGTTGGATTAGCTGCTGCGTGTGATTATACTTTTGCAACCAATAATAGCGCAATAAAATTATCCGAAATAGCCATTGGAATTGGACCTTTTGTAATTGAACCTGCCGTAAGTAGAAAAATCGGAAAAACCGCTTTTACGGAAATGACCCTTACTCCTACTTTATGGAAAACAGCTCAATGGGCAAAAGAAAAAGGATTGTACACCGAAGTTTTTGAAACAATAGAATCGTTAGACGAGCATTTAAAAAACTTCACCCATGAACTTTCAACCTACAATCCAGAAGCTTTAGTTGAAATGAAAAAAGTATTTTGGGAAGGAACTAATCATTGGGAAAACTTATTATATGAAAGAGCCTCGATTTCAGGACGATTGGTTTTATCAAATTTTACCAAACAAGCATTAGAAAAATTTAAGAAATGA
- a CDS encoding 6-pyruvoyl trahydropterin synthase family protein, giving the protein MSKIRITKQFNFETGHALYGYDGKCKNVHGHSYKLSVTVIGRPITDTTNVKYGMVIDFGDLKKIVKEQIVDVFDHATVFNKNTPHIELANELQKRGHDVILVDYQPTSENMVIDFSNKIKNLLPENIKLHSLKLQETETSFAEWYAEDN; this is encoded by the coding sequence ATGTCAAAAATTAGAATTACTAAACAATTCAACTTTGAAACGGGTCATGCGCTATATGGCTATGATGGCAAATGTAAAAATGTACATGGCCATAGTTATAAACTTTCTGTAACAGTTATTGGCAGACCAATTACGGATACAACAAATGTTAAATATGGAATGGTAATCGACTTTGGTGATTTGAAAAAAATTGTAAAAGAACAAATTGTTGATGTTTTTGACCATGCAACTGTTTTCAATAAGAATACACCCCATATTGAATTAGCTAATGAACTTCAAAAAAGAGGTCACGATGTAATTTTAGTAGATTATCAACCAACAAGCGAAAACATGGTAATTGATTTTTCTAATAAAATTAAAAATTTATTGCCCGAAAACATTAAATTACATTCTTTAAAACTACAAGAAACAGAAACTTCGTTTGCCGAATGGTATGCGGAAGATAATTAA
- the accC gene encoding acetyl-CoA carboxylase biotin carboxylase subunit, producing the protein MFKKILIANRGEIALRVIRTCREMGIKTVAVYSTADADSLHVKFADEAVCIGPPPSNLSYLKMSNIIAAAEITNADAIHPGYGFLSENAKFSKICQEHGIKFIGASPEMIDRMGDKASAKSTMIEAGVPCVPGSVGILESYEEAEKLANEFGYPVMLKATAGGGGKGMRAVWKKEDLLKAWEGARQESAAAFGNDGMYLEKLIEEPRHIEIQVVGDSYGKACHLSERDCSVQRRHQKLTEETPSPFMTDELREKMGTAAVKAAEYIKYEGAGTVEFLVDKHRNFYFMEMNTRIQVEHPITEQVVDYDLIREQIMVAAGIPISGKNYYPQLHSIECRINAEDPYNDFRPSPGKITVLHAPGGHGVRLDTHVYAGYTIPPNYDSMIAKLITTAQTREEAINKMKRALDEFVIEGIKTTIPFHRQLMDEPDYVAGNYTTKFMESFVMKEQE; encoded by the coding sequence ATGTTTAAAAAAATATTAATTGCCAATAGAGGTGAAATTGCACTACGTGTAATTAGAACTTGTAGAGAAATGGGCATCAAGACCGTAGCGGTTTATTCAACGGCAGATGCAGATAGTTTACACGTAAAATTTGCTGACGAGGCGGTTTGTATTGGTCCTCCTCCAAGTAATTTGTCGTATTTAAAAATGTCTAATATTATAGCCGCTGCTGAAATTACAAATGCAGACGCTATCCATCCAGGTTACGGATTTTTATCCGAAAACGCTAAATTTTCTAAAATTTGTCAAGAACACGGCATCAAATTCATTGGTGCTTCTCCTGAAATGATTGACCGTATGGGAGATAAAGCATCAGCAAAATCAACAATGATTGAAGCTGGTGTTCCATGTGTTCCAGGTTCAGTAGGAATCTTAGAATCATATGAAGAAGCTGAAAAATTGGCAAATGAATTTGGTTATCCAGTAATGTTAAAAGCAACTGCTGGTGGTGGTGGAAAAGGGATGCGTGCCGTTTGGAAAAAAGAAGATTTACTTAAGGCTTGGGAAGGTGCTCGTCAAGAATCGGCAGCAGCATTTGGTAATGATGGGATGTACTTAGAGAAATTAATCGAAGAACCTCGTCATATTGAAATCCAAGTAGTTGGAGATTCTTATGGAAAAGCATGTCACCTTTCAGAAAGAGATTGTTCTGTACAACGTCGTCATCAAAAATTAACAGAAGAAACACCTTCTCCTTTCATGACGGATGAATTGCGTGAAAAAATGGGAACTGCAGCGGTTAAAGCAGCAGAATATATTAAATATGAAGGAGCTGGAACGGTTGAATTTTTGGTTGACAAACACAGAAATTTCTACTTCATGGAAATGAATACACGTATCCAAGTAGAACACCCAATTACAGAACAAGTTGTTGATTATGATTTAATTCGTGAACAAATTATGGTGGCTGCCGGAATTCCAATTTCTGGAAAAAACTATTATCCACAATTGCATTCAATAGAATGCCGTATCAATGCTGAAGATCCGTATAATGATTTCCGCCCTTCACCAGGTAAAATTACGGTTTTACATGCACCAGGAGGACACGGAGTACGTTTAGATACGCATGTTTACGCAGGATATACAATTCCGCCAAATTATGACTCAATGATTGCTAAGTTGATTACAACTGCTCAAACAAGAGAAGAGGCGATAAATAAAATGAAACGTGCGTTAGATGAATTCGTAATTGAAGGAATTAAAACTACAATACCTTTTCACAGACAGTTAATGGATGAACCAGATTATGTTGCTGGAAATTATACAACAAAATTCATGGAATCTTTTGTAATGAAAGAACAAGAATAA
- a CDS encoding beta-ketoacyl-ACP synthase III, with protein MTKITAAITAIGSYVPDYVLSNQVLETLVDTNDEWITTRTGIKERRLLKEEGKGTSYLAIKAAQNLLEKANLDPKEIDLVIMATATPDMPVASTGVYVATEIGATNAFAYDLQAACSSFLYGMSTASAYIASGKYKKVLLIGADKMSSIIDYTDRATCIIFGDGAGAVLFEPNYEGLGLQDEILKSDGIGREFLKIEAGGSILPPSEETIKNKQHFVFQDGKTVFKYAVSGMADVSEKIMQRNNLSHDDVNWLVAHQANRRIIDATANRMELDESKVLINIQKYGNTTSATLPLLLSDFENQLKKGDNIIFAAFGGGFTWGAIYLKWAYTK; from the coding sequence ATGACTAAAATAACAGCAGCAATTACCGCTATTGGTTCGTATGTTCCAGACTACGTTTTATCAAATCAAGTTTTGGAAACATTGGTAGATACCAATGACGAATGGATTACCACTCGTACAGGAATTAAAGAAAGAAGATTATTAAAAGAAGAAGGCAAAGGAACATCTTACCTTGCTATTAAAGCAGCTCAAAACTTATTAGAGAAAGCCAACTTAGATCCTAAAGAAATTGATTTAGTGATTATGGCAACTGCAACTCCAGACATGCCTGTAGCTTCAACAGGTGTTTATGTAGCCACAGAAATTGGCGCAACAAATGCTTTTGCTTATGATTTGCAAGCGGCTTGTTCAAGTTTCCTTTACGGAATGTCTACCGCATCAGCTTATATAGCATCAGGAAAATATAAAAAAGTATTGTTAATTGGTGCTGATAAAATGTCATCAATTATCGATTATACTGATAGAGCTACTTGTATCATCTTTGGAGATGGCGCAGGAGCTGTTTTATTCGAGCCAAACTACGAAGGCTTAGGATTACAAGATGAAATCTTAAAAAGCGACGGAATTGGTAGAGAATTCTTAAAAATTGAAGCCGGAGGTTCTATTTTACCTCCTTCAGAAGAAACAATTAAAAACAAACAACATTTTGTTTTTCAAGATGGAAAAACGGTTTTTAAATATGCAGTTTCTGGTATGGCTGATGTGAGTGAAAAAATCATGCAACGTAACAATTTATCTCATGACGATGTAAACTGGCTGGTAGCACATCAAGCAAACAGAAGAATTATCGACGCCACTGCAAATAGAATGGAATTAGACGAATCTAAAGTGTTAATTAATATTCAAAAATACGGTAATACAACATCAGCAACCCTACCCTTATTATTATCTGATTTTGAAAATCAACTTAAAAAAGGAGATAATATCATTTTTGCTGCTTTTGGTGGTGGATTTACATGGGGTGCTATCTATTTAAAATGGGCTTACACGAAATAA
- a CDS encoding YceD family protein, whose translation MNDLKEFLVPFAGLKLGKHQFDYQLDNTFFKHFDYDEFNDASIKVDIVLEKKSTMLELDFKHKGTVNVPCDVSGEEFDLPIKGKFKLLVKFGDVFNDENEELLILPHGEFQFSVAQYVYETIVLSVPLRRVHPGIKDGSLKEVIEKLESLAPKEGKTEEQKDDIDPRWENLKKLLTDK comes from the coding sequence ATGAATGATTTAAAAGAATTTTTGGTTCCATTTGCGGGATTGAAGTTGGGGAAGCATCAGTTTGATTATCAATTAGATAATACGTTCTTTAAGCACTTTGATTATGATGAATTTAACGATGCATCAATTAAAGTTGACATTGTTTTAGAGAAGAAAAGCACTATGCTTGAGCTCGATTTTAAGCACAAAGGAACTGTAAATGTACCTTGTGATGTTTCGGGAGAAGAGTTTGATTTGCCAATTAAAGGAAAATTTAAGCTTTTGGTCAAGTTTGGTGATGTATTTAACGATGAAAATGAAGAATTACTGATATTGCCCCATGGAGAATTTCAGTTTAGTGTTGCACAATATGTATATGAAACGATTGTATTGTCAGTTCCATTGAGAAGAGTGCATCCAGGAATAAAGGACGGTTCACTAAAAGAAGTAATTGAAAAATTAGAATCACTTGCTCCAAAAGAAGGAAAAACAGAAGAGCAAAAAGATGACATAGACCCTAGATGGGAAAATTTAAAAAAACTATTAACGGATAAATAA
- the accB gene encoding acetyl-CoA carboxylase biotin carboxyl carrier protein: MDIREIQNLIKFVAKSGATEVKLEMDDFKITIKTTTEGTESTTTYVQQMPMQAAPQMIAPQAVSPAVSDTVSAPASDDNAKYITVKSPIIGTFYRKPAPDKPMFVEVGTTIGKGDVLCVIEAMKLFNEIESEVSGKIVKVLVDDSSPVEFDQPLFLVDPS; the protein is encoded by the coding sequence ATGGATATTAGAGAGATTCAAAACCTAATCAAATTTGTAGCAAAATCAGGAGCTACAGAAGTAAAATTAGAAATGGACGATTTTAAAATCACCATAAAAACTACCACGGAGGGTACTGAAAGTACAACAACTTATGTGCAACAAATGCCAATGCAAGCTGCACCTCAAATGATTGCTCCTCAAGCGGTTTCTCCAGCTGTTTCAGATACAGTTTCTGCACCAGCTTCTGATGATAATGCTAAATATATTACTGTAAAATCACCAATTATTGGTACTTTCTATAGAAAACCTGCACCAGACAAACCAATGTTTGTAGAAGTAGGAACAACTATTGGAAAAGGAGATGTATTGTGTGTAATTGAAGCTATGAAATTATTCAACGAAATTGAATCAGAAGTTTCAGGTAAAATTGTAAAAGTTTTAGTTGACGATTCTTCTCCAGTTGAATTTGATCAACCATTATTCTTAGTAGATCCATCATAA
- a CDS encoding type IV conjugative transfer system protein TraL: MKSLIIALQQVNIEEKIKNDPDGTYQIGVLIGSFVPVAVLAGLAYFLYHRAKKNEKKLDQ; this comes from the coding sequence ATGAAAAGTTTAATTATCGCTTTACAGCAAGTAAATATCGAAGAAAAAATTAAAAATGATCCAGATGGAACCTATCAAATTGGTGTTTTAATTGGTTCATTTGTTCCTGTTGCCGTTTTAGCTGGCTTAGCCTATTTTTTATATCATAGAGCTAAGAAAAACGAAAAAAAACTTGACCAATAA
- the rpmF gene encoding 50S ribosomal protein L32 has translation MAHPKRRQSSTRRDKRRTHYKATVAQIATCPITGEAHLYHRAYWHEGKMYYRGQVVIDKAEAVA, from the coding sequence ATGGCACATCCTAAGAGAAGACAGTCGTCGACAAGAAGAGATAAAAGAAGAACACATTACAAAGCGACAGTTGCACAAATTGCTACTTGTCCTATAACTGGCGAAGCACACTTATACCACAGAGCTTATTGGCACGAGGGTAAAATGTACTACAGAGGTCAAGTTGTAATTGATAAGGCAGAAGCTGTAGCTTAA
- the pdxA gene encoding 4-hydroxythreonine-4-phosphate dehydrogenase PdxA, whose translation MVKKAENIIVGISIGDLNGIGSEVVLKTFEDTRMLELCTPVIFANVKIVSFLKKELKLDVAIHGIDKIEQLVVGKVNVLNVWREGVNLEFGKNDDVVGGYAIKSFVAATKALKEGFVDVLVTAPINKYNIQSEEFKFPGHTDYLDKELEGDALMLMVHDDLRVGLLTDHVPVNEVAKHLTEKLILNKIKTIIETLKQDFEIEKPKVAVLGLNPHSGDNGVIGQEEEKIIKPTLKKLFEAGNMVFGPFPADGFFGSAQYEKYDAVIATYHDQGLIPFKTLSFGNGVNYTAGLNKVRTSPDHGTAYEIAGKGIANHESFKEAVYLAIDIYNKRNDYQELIKNPLKTKEKQL comes from the coding sequence ATGGTTAAAAAAGCAGAAAATATAATTGTAGGAATTTCGATTGGAGATTTAAATGGTATTGGAAGCGAGGTCGTTTTAAAAACATTTGAAGATACTCGAATGTTAGAATTATGTACGCCAGTAATTTTTGCCAATGTAAAAATTGTGTCTTTTTTAAAAAAAGAATTGAAATTAGATGTCGCTATTCATGGTATAGATAAAATTGAGCAACTTGTTGTAGGTAAAGTCAATGTGTTAAATGTTTGGCGCGAAGGTGTAAATTTAGAATTCGGTAAAAATGACGATGTTGTAGGAGGTTATGCTATAAAATCATTTGTTGCGGCAACTAAAGCTTTAAAAGAAGGTTTTGTGGATGTTTTAGTAACTGCTCCTATAAATAAATATAATATTCAATCTGAAGAATTTAAATTTCCGGGTCACACCGATTATTTAGATAAAGAATTAGAAGGTGATGCTTTAATGTTAATGGTTCATGATGATTTACGTGTTGGTTTGCTTACAGATCATGTTCCCGTAAACGAAGTGGCAAAACATTTGACCGAAAAATTGATTTTAAACAAAATAAAAACCATTATTGAAACTCTAAAACAAGATTTTGAAATTGAAAAACCAAAAGTTGCCGTTTTAGGATTAAATCCACATTCTGGAGATAATGGTGTAATTGGTCAAGAAGAAGAAAAAATTATTAAGCCTACATTAAAAAAATTATTTGAAGCGGGAAATATGGTTTTCGGACCTTTTCCAGCGGATGGATTTTTTGGTTCGGCACAATATGAAAAATACGATGCAGTAATTGCAACATATCATGACCAAGGTTTAATTCCATTTAAAACGTTGTCGTTTGGTAACGGAGTAAACTATACGGCAGGATTAAATAAAGTTAGAACTTCTCCTGATCATGGAACGGCATATGAAATTGCAGGAAAAGGAATAGCGAATCACGAGTCATTTAAAGAGGCGGTTTATTTAGCAATTGATATTTATAATAAAAGAAATGACTATCAAGAACTAATTAAAAATCCTTTAAAAACAAAAGAAAAGCAGTTATAA
- the mce gene encoding methylmalonyl-CoA epimerase — protein MRKIEHIGIAVKSLEASNILFEKLFGLPPYKEEEVVSEGVKTSFFMNGPNKIELLEATNPDSPIAKFIEKKGEGIHHIAFDVYDIEEEIKRLTEEGFVVLNEVPKKGADNKLVAFLHPKGTNGVLIELCQEIK, from the coding sequence ATGAGAAAAATTGAACATATTGGTATCGCTGTAAAAAGTTTAGAAGCATCAAATATACTTTTCGAAAAGTTATTTGGACTACCGCCTTATAAAGAGGAAGAAGTAGTTAGTGAAGGAGTAAAAACCTCGTTTTTCATGAATGGACCTAACAAAATAGAATTATTAGAAGCAACAAATCCTGATAGTCCAATTGCAAAGTTTATCGAAAAAAAAGGAGAAGGAATCCATCACATAGCTTTTGACGTATATGATATAGAAGAAGAAATTAAAAGGTTAACGGAAGAAGGCTTTGTCGTTTTGAATGAAGTTCCAAAAAAAGGCGCTGATAATAAGCTTGTTGCTTTTCTACATCCTAAAGGAACAAATGGTGTTTTGATAGAGCTATGTCAAGAAATAAAATAA
- a CDS encoding riboflavin synthase, producing MFTGIIETLGIIKEIEKEQENLHLTVESEITHELKIDQSVAHNGICLTVVKIDNKNYTVTAIKETIDKTSIGTWKVGDVINLERAMKLGDRLDGHIVQGHVDQTGTCTNIKEANGSWVFTFEYDASLNNITIEKGSITVNGTSLTVVNSGLNTFSVAIIPYTYEHTNFNTFKINTKVNLEFDVIGKYVSRLNELRK from the coding sequence ATGTTTACCGGAATTATAGAAACGCTCGGAATTATAAAAGAAATCGAAAAAGAACAGGAAAACCTGCACTTAACGGTAGAATCTGAAATTACACACGAATTAAAAATAGACCAAAGTGTTGCACATAATGGTATTTGTTTAACCGTTGTGAAAATTGACAATAAAAATTACACTGTAACCGCCATCAAAGAAACAATTGACAAAACTTCAATTGGAACATGGAAGGTTGGAGATGTTATAAATTTAGAACGCGCAATGAAACTTGGCGACAGACTAGACGGACACATTGTTCAAGGACATGTAGATCAGACCGGAACTTGTACAAATATCAAAGAAGCAAATGGAAGTTGGGTTTTTACATTTGAATACGACGCCTCTTTAAACAACATAACAATTGAAAAAGGTTCTATTACTGTAAACGGAACAAGTCTAACTGTAGTAAATTCTGGATTAAATACTTTTAGTGTTGCAATAATTCCCTATACCTACGAACATACTAATTTTAATACTTTTAAAATTAACACAAAAGTAAACTTAGAATTTGATGTAATTGGCAAATATGTAAGTCGTTTGAACGAATTGAGAAAATAA